One segment of Herbaspirillum hiltneri N3 DNA contains the following:
- the xerD gene encoding site-specific tyrosine recombinase XerD, producing the protein MATEAPKRVGKSHAGRAPKVEATGASLAAIDEFCDTLWLEDGLARNSLEAYRRDMTLFAHWLQTERRKDLLATHADDLSAYFAARHADTKASSANRRLAVLKRFFLLALRQNRISEDPCLHLRSAKQPPRFPKVLSEGQVEALLAAPDVSTPLGLRDRTMLELMYASGLRVSELVLLKSVEVGMNEGVLRITGKGNKTRLVPFGEEARGWIERYLREARLQILEGQVDDALFVTARGGAMTRQMFWTLIKKYALQGDIRAPLSPHTLRHAFATHLLNHGADLRVVQLLLGHADISTTQIYTHVARERLKKLHAEHHPRG; encoded by the coding sequence ATGGCTACTGAAGCGCCCAAACGCGTGGGAAAAAGCCACGCCGGCCGCGCGCCCAAGGTCGAAGCCACCGGCGCAAGCCTGGCCGCCATCGACGAGTTTTGCGACACGCTGTGGCTGGAGGATGGCCTCGCCAGGAATTCGCTGGAAGCCTACCGGCGCGACATGACCTTGTTCGCGCACTGGCTGCAAACGGAGCGCCGCAAGGATTTGCTGGCTACGCATGCGGATGACCTCAGCGCCTATTTCGCCGCACGCCACGCCGACACCAAGGCCAGTTCCGCCAATCGCCGGCTGGCGGTGCTCAAGCGCTTCTTCCTGCTGGCGCTGCGGCAAAACCGCATCAGCGAAGATCCCTGTCTGCACCTGCGCTCGGCCAAGCAGCCGCCGCGATTTCCCAAGGTGCTGTCGGAAGGCCAGGTCGAGGCCCTGCTGGCTGCGCCCGACGTCTCCACGCCCTTGGGTCTGCGCGACCGCACCATGCTGGAACTGATGTACGCCAGCGGCCTGCGGGTGTCCGAACTGGTGTTGCTGAAGTCGGTCGAGGTCGGCATGAACGAAGGCGTGCTGCGCATCACCGGCAAGGGCAACAAGACGCGACTGGTGCCATTCGGCGAAGAGGCGCGCGGCTGGATCGAGCGCTACCTGCGCGAAGCCCGCCTGCAGATCCTCGAAGGCCAGGTCGACGACGCGCTGTTCGTCACCGCACGCGGCGGCGCCATGACGCGCCAGATGTTCTGGACGCTGATCAAGAAGTACGCGCTGCAAGGCGACATTCGCGCGCCGCTGTCGCCGCACACGTTGCGCCATGCATTCGCCACGCATCTGCTCAACCACGGCGCCGACCTGCGCGTGGTGCAGCTGCTGCTCGGCCATGCCGATATTTCAACCACCCAGATCTATACCCACGTGGCGCGCGAGCGCCTGAAAAAATTGCATGCGGAACATCACCCGCGTGGATAA
- the ybaK gene encoding Cys-tRNA(Pro) deacylase: MSSKKDHISETQATQFLRKHGISFTEHPYPYEEHGGTSVSARELGVDEHHVVKTLVMQDEAAKPMLVLMHGDRKVSTKNLARQIGCKSVEPCKPEVANRHSGFLIGGTSPFGTRKAMPVYVEESILAIPKIYINGGRRGFLIGIAPDAIVKVLPGKPVHCALEE, from the coding sequence ATGAGCTCCAAAAAAGACCATATCTCCGAAACCCAGGCGACGCAATTCCTGCGCAAGCATGGCATTTCCTTTACCGAACATCCCTATCCCTATGAAGAGCACGGCGGCACTAGCGTATCGGCGCGTGAACTCGGCGTGGATGAGCATCACGTTGTCAAGACGCTGGTGATGCAGGATGAGGCCGCCAAGCCGATGCTGGTGCTGATGCACGGCGACCGCAAGGTGTCGACCAAGAATTTGGCGCGGCAGATCGGCTGCAAGTCGGTGGAGCCGTGCAAGCCGGAAGTGGCCAATCGCCATTCCGGTTTCCTGATCGGCGGCACCTCGCCGTTCGGCACGCGCAAGGCCATGCCCGTTTATGTCGAAGAGAGCATTCTGGCGATTCCGAAGATCTACATCAACGGCGGCAGGCGCGGTTTCCTGATCGGCATTGCGCCCGACGCCATCGTCAAAGTCTTGCCCGGCAAGCCTGTACACTGCGCGCTGGAAGAATAA
- the plsY gene encoding glycerol-3-phosphate 1-O-acyltransferase PlsY: protein MNTVLFAIAAYLIGSISFAVVVSKAFGLSDPRTYGSKNPGATNVLRSGNKKAAALTLLGDGFKGWLAVWLTIRFGPQFGVGDTGVALATIAVFLGHLWPVFFRFVGGKGVATALGILLALNVWLGVATLVTWLVIAYAFRYSSLAALIASVFAPFYYGLLFGSADGILLAVLAMSALLVFRHRKNIANLLAGKESKIGSKKK, encoded by the coding sequence ATGAATACAGTATTGTTTGCAATCGCCGCCTACCTGATCGGTTCCATTTCATTCGCCGTGGTGGTGAGCAAGGCCTTCGGCCTGTCCGATCCGCGTACCTACGGCTCGAAAAACCCGGGCGCCACCAACGTCCTGCGCAGCGGCAACAAGAAGGCAGCGGCGCTGACCTTGCTGGGAGACGGTTTCAAGGGCTGGCTGGCAGTGTGGCTGACGATCAGGTTCGGTCCGCAATTCGGCGTCGGCGACACCGGCGTCGCGCTGGCGACCATCGCTGTCTTCCTCGGCCATCTGTGGCCGGTATTCTTCCGCTTCGTCGGCGGCAAAGGCGTGGCGACCGCGCTCGGCATTCTGCTGGCGCTGAACGTCTGGCTTGGTGTGGCGACGCTGGTCACCTGGCTGGTGATTGCTTATGCATTCCGCTACTCGTCGCTGGCGGCGCTGATCGCCAGCGTATTTGCGCCGTTCTACTACGGCCTGCTGTTCGGCAGCGCGGACGGCATCCTGCTGGCGGTGCTGGCGATGAGCGCGCTGCTGGTGTTCCGCCATCGCAAGAATATCGCCAATCTGCTGGCCGGCAAGGAAAGCAAGATCGGGTCGAAGAAGAAATAA